A window of Dehalococcoidia bacterium genomic DNA:
CGGTTAGCACAAAAGCGATAACGACAAGCCACAGCGATTTTGTCCGAATGGCTTCTTTTCGTGTCCAACTAATCTCGGTATCTGAAGCACCAGAACTGAAGGAATTTTTGGTGGGTATAATCTGCGCATTATCAGGTAAGAGGCCGAAATCCTCAGGTTTCCTACGTACGATAATCCATGCTAATGGGGCAAGTAATACGATTTCAAGGACACCTAATGTTGCCCACCCCGCCCGCCAAGATGTTTGCTCAACCAGCAGCGCAAAAATAGGGACCATTGCGAAACCAAAAACAGCCCTGCCGCCGCTAAACCAAGCGAAGGCGGCAGCTCTCCTACGTATAAACCAATTTGCGATTGCCGTTCGAGGACCGATATTCTCAAGACCTGTTCGGGCTATACCTACTCCAATTCCTAGAAGGAGATAGTATTGCCATTGTGCCCCAATGAATGCTAGACCTATAAGGCTAAGCCCACCCAGCAAAGCACTTAACGTCATTCCTACCCGAGCGCCATGCTTATCGAATAAACCCCCTACAAGCATTCCAAACCCAGCTGTTACAAATGTGGCAATGGTTAGTGCTAACACAAGCTCTGTGCGGGACCATCCGAGATCGTCTTCCATTGGAACTACTAGCACTCCAAATAGATAACTTGTTGCGGCCCCATGAATAAACAAAGAAAGAAATGAGACTCCAACGATCTGCCATCCTCGGTACAAAGAGAAAAAATTGAAATATCGTAAATACCGCAAATTTATGTATTCCCTAAAGTGATAATGGCAATGCCTACTACGATTATGCTTGTGGCAAATAGCTTTGTCGCAATTGATGAAGCTGTCGTTATTTCACCTAGCGCGCCTTTCCATATTAAGCCAATTATTAAGCTATAAATAACTAAGAAAAATGAACGAGTACTTGTTAGCGCAGTGACTAATGCTGCTGGTCCAAGAGAGAGAGCCCATAGAGATAGGAGTAGGCTTACTGTAGCAATGATAAATTCATTGGTTCCGCTTACCAATAATGCGGGACTACGCCGCGCAACCAATCCTCTCAAATCATTCCAAGGATCCCTTCGTAGATTGAAAAATAAAAACACTGATCCTAAACCAAGTGAACGTAGTGCATGAGTAAACAGTACGGGGAGTTCATCGACTGCTATTTTACCAAAAATGTGGGCACTGCCTTGGATTGCACTCCCTATCATCAGTATTGCTAAAGATTTATTTAAAAAAGCTTTGCGATTTTTAAAATCAACCTTTACTGAAATTATGGTCGCGCCCATAACTACGGCCAAGATCGCTAGCCATTCGTAAATCCCAAGATTTTCTCCTAAGAAAAAGAATGCAAAAATAGCTGTAAATATTGGGAAGCTTTGAAATACGGGGACTGTTCTCGATACTTCTTCTGTGTAAAGGACATACATCAAAAACTGGGCACTCACGCCCCAAAGGAACCCAGAGAATAGCGCCCAAAATATAAGCGTGATAGTTGCAGTCGCAGGAACTTGTACCGCGCCTAGAATTACTACACCAACAGTTGTCTGTGCTATACCAATCATTAGAGGTAATGTTCTTGGTGTATTGGCGTATTTATAAATAACAGTCTTATCAAAAATATTTACTATTCCTGAGACTGCTGAGCCTATTAAGGCTATCGTAATCCAATCCAAACTAGCTGAAGGCCTTGTCGTAAGTAAGACAAGCGTCATTTCTTACAACATGCCCTGGTAGAGCACCTGTATGTTCTCCATTTTCAATGAGTACTTCACCGTTAACAATGGTGTAAGGAATTCCTCGTGCTGTTTGTTTCAATCGCATAGCGTTACCGGGGAGATCGTAAGACTCTTCAGATTCATTGAGGCTTAGCGCTTCATAATCAAATACGATTATATCGGCCTTACTACCTATTTCTATTCTACCTCTACCAACTACCCCAAATATATCTGCAGGAATAGAGGTTAATTGGCGAACTCCTTCTTCGATTGACATTATTTTTTTAGTACGTACCCAATGACTAAGAAAATAAACTCCGTATCCGTATCCGCCTTCTCTGACAACATGCGCTCCAGAGTCTGACAAGCCAATTAATGTGTGAGGGTGATTGAGAATTTCAGACATTGCATCGTCATCATTGTTTTGCTGGTTACGAGCAAACCAGGTTTTGAGCTGCTCTTCAATGCTGAGGTCAAGAAAAACATCTAAAGGATCTTTAGATTGTTCCAGTGCTAGTTCTTGAATGGTTTTGCCGGTAAGTATTGCATTAGATTGTAACGCAGTTTTAACGATAACTACGTGATCCCAACGACCAGAAAAGCCTAAAGCAGTTTTGTTGTTGTTTTCTTCAATTTCTTTGGCTAACTGTATGCGTGTTTTTCTTTCTGAAAACGCAGAAATTTTTTCTTCATCAGTACTATTCATGATGGATTTCCACGTAGGCATGAGATTGAAAAACTCGGCACTATTCATCTGGAAAAATCGGAGCCCCGGGCGAGGGTTGATTTG
This region includes:
- a CDS encoding MFS transporter, with the protein product MLVVPMEDDLGWSRTELVLALTIATFVTAGFGMLVGGLFDKHGARVGMTLSALLGGLSLIGLAFIGAQWQYYLLLGIGVGIARTGLENIGPRTAIANWFIRRRAAAFAWFSGGRAVFGFAMVPIFALLVEQTSWRAGWATLGVLEIVLLAPLAWIIVRRKPEDFGLLPDNAQIIPTKNSFSSGASDTEISWTRKEAIRTKSLWLVVIAFVLTGFPATGIIANMVPYFTDEGLSYSTATTAFAFYGFGAIFGRPFWGFIAGKFGVHIGMTFYGLAYGFAISFFTLASSPIALFAATWPLGLVIGGSQQLQAQAWPDYFGRKHVGSINGFTILLITPAMAAGPLIPAAVHDSIGNYIPVFTAYAITSFIAAAFFFLAKPPKK
- a CDS encoding EamA family transporter, which encodes MTLVLLTTRPSASLDWITIALIGSAVSGIVNIFDKTVIYKYANTPRTLPLMIGIAQTTVGVVILGAVQVPATATITLIFWALFSGFLWGVSAQFLMYVLYTEEVSRTVPVFQSFPIFTAIFAFFFLGENLGIYEWLAILAVVMGATIISVKVDFKNRKAFLNKSLAILMIGSAIQGSAHIFGKIAVDELPVLFTHALRSLGLGSVFLFFNLRRDPWNDLRGLVARRSPALLVSGTNEFIIATVSLLLSLWALSLGPAALVTALTSTRSFFLVIYSLIIGLIWKGALGEITTASSIATKLFATSIIVVGIAIITLGNT